A stretch of the Phyllopteryx taeniolatus isolate TA_2022b chromosome 5, UOR_Ptae_1.2, whole genome shotgun sequence genome encodes the following:
- the mical3a gene encoding protein-methionine sulfoxide oxidase mical3a isoform X5, translating to MGDGGVSATGAEGVNHSHILFDKFVQATTCKGTLKAFQELCDHLEVKPIEYRVFYHRLKSKLNYWKAKALWAKLDKRASQKEYKKGRACTNSKCLIIGAGPCGLRTAIELAFLGAKVVLLEKRDAFSRNNVLHLWPFTIQDLRGLGAKKFYGKFCAGAIDHISIRQLQLMLLKVALLLGIEIHVNVEFKGLIEPPEDQESERIGWRAEVHPRTHPVNELEFDVIIGADGRRNTLPGFRRKEFRGKLAIAITANFINRNTTAEAKVEEISGVAFIFNQKFFQDLREATGIDLENIVYYKDDTHYFVMTAKKQSLLEKGVILHDYADTELLLSRANVDQVALLSYAREAADFSTNHQLPTLDFAINHYGQPDVAMFDFTCMYASESAAMVRQRNGHKLLVALVGDSLLEPFWPMGTGIARGFLAAMDSGWMVKSWAQGKQPLEVLSERESIYRLLPQTTPENVSKNFSHYSVDPTTRYPNISLNFLKPSQVRHLIDTGESTEMRIEIENVINSSTPKLTRNDNCLLDKQLQESIARSSKLLNWCQRQTEGYRNVCVKDLTMSWKSGLALCALIHRYRPDLIDFDCLDERDQEKNNQLGFDVAEREFGISPCMTGKEMSSVVEPDKLSMVMYLSQFYEMFKDTVPPGDHQNLSPEEKVALMASTKSPISFLSKLGQSIAISRKRIPKDKKEKDVDSLGKRRKTSQSEEEEASKAGREDIQATVPGLLSEKKMDSASVGSNNKVKVMATQLLAKFEENAPAQGSGLKRQGDSMPNLDCILHLSPPKPFEPVHLAPVPAWRKRRTQQQEQLSIRYKEKIKCPTLPNKGEQARSVANEAVSSGSRSCPKKTILLLSSSSSTSSLSLHTEHLGVGLDEEELEYYEKPVNYGEWKPLHLNDPGPIHVPSIQERADRLSSKFKGKNDKPPKPMKKPSRFFLEQWHLSCGITEHPSSQLPSSESCRKKPTKSLCSATPMPLYVLSIQERAEQLASQLADKSTGPKHYVRMYTGGVSSLAEQIANQLQSQEDPKPLPEKRDLGSLRKEFPVNIGGSDVCFFCRKRVYVMERLSAEGKFFHRSCFKCEYCGTTLRLSSYAFDVEDGKFYCKPHYCYRLSGYAQRKRPAPSPSPAPTTSKENQEPPTVAVMVDAPGRAMAVAGPSADIRPSVSEANGLQEPSLAKRLRGTPERIELENYRLSLQREEELEEVPEETLAEHNLSSVLDKATDIDLGSSSSDSDMEEEDDELDDQEEAEAELEEEQQQLHSPSDLGGVPWKEAVLLHAQLRGDQCDVEDEALAERDEAAHEDDDDDDESSEEGDYCPWDRELQSGLWLEKYLTDEDDVCTFKAKNLQIQQVLQPLDPLACMEGTHEVSETDGSGQLASASQAIEFTQPSFSAPAHTSARHEAVQVWLESMSGEPCEDDDLEAEADSPDMEPGTEMDQDDIPSDAEAEARLHPSVHNGPIPLENKTSQSVGLTLNIGTSSTEPIQKEDDAVLSPALSAIEPERQLIETYFDSVVKSPDTRFFQEPVVSEEPKVDWTTPSPASKRPSPVFNPSPVASPAAASVKASFSTLNKSNSNVSSLINTAVGSPVKSQDVSPICSQPTPLPETCPPKSPVYPHQSICPLTGNPLSPICSQPLLCHEPSSPVASESPVRTQPIPNVTSTPIARTGGATPDYEDSSSDESLSKKTDIIEEFWLKSAEIRKSLGLSPLDRSSKILEKSLVKTPTQDSTSANTQAPDVLEDQKPAFTGRTVIRRLNITLEGQFITPIAPVEGKSNGPDTKEFSSSSGVGLNNSMATSQTAKSDSYITSDSIMLTPPSSPPPPVPINQSPAVLRQQKHLISWSNGTEKHPCELAKELPKTKTPVPTQRTRLSLVSAPKPVPRKVSPSTDLAETPVVIMREKKKPRSEELRKSFVETVEEIPFADDVEENFDERTPETSMNKFYSPPTSNTRLERPPFHLALAIENGKPIIPVNPASKMQKATQFSPEAKEIAQERIRAREKSIKSQALKEAMAKQLDKMKASNIEDGASPKVTWSVTPEVTGKSKNSAVSKTSAVKALESKKAETLPERLLSSNRSVDSSVASSDSSSTNKSKKRSSLFSPRKNKKEKKAKNDGTRLSGAEETPPKHKSLWKAVFSGYKKDKKKKDDKSCPSTPSSSSTTQDSGKKGASPVGKSADVKSRRNLSFSEDSDLSCDDILERSSQKSKADSVYVPHALAFKRSYAAKKTYTEEELNAKLTRRVQKAARRQAKQEELKRLHRAQIIQRQLEQVEEKQRQLEERGVAVEKALRGEADYWGDSNYSEILDLHLGGMGKKDDPKLMQEWFKLVQEKNALVRYESELMIFARELELEDRQSRLQQELRERMAVEDHLKNEKELAQEKQILNEMLDVVEQRDDLVALLEEQRLREKEEDKDLEAVMLSKGFNLNWV from the exons ATGGGAGATGGAGGTGTCAGTGCAACCGGAGCAGAAGGGGTCAACCATTCCCATATTCTGTTTGACAAATTTGTCCAGGCAACCACATGCAAAGGCACACTCAAGGCCTTCCAGGAGCTGTGTGACCACCTGGAAGTCAAGCCCATAGAGTACAGGGTCTTTTACCACAGGCTCAAATCTAAACTCAACTACTGGAAGGCTAAAGCACTTTGGGCCAAGTTAGACAAGAGGGCCAGCCAAAAGGAGTATAAGAAAGGCCGTGCCTGTACCAACTCAAAG TGTCTGATCATTGGGGCCGGACCATGTGGCTTACGAACAGCCATCGAGCTTGCCTTTCTGGGCGCCAAAGTAGTGCTGTTGGAGAAGAGGGATGCCTTCTCCAGGAACAACGTGCTGCACCTCTGGCCCTTCACTATTCAGGACCTCAGGGGCCTTGGGGCCAAGAAGTTCTACGGAAAGTTCTGTGCCGGTGCCATTGATCATATTA GTATTCGTCAACTTCAGCTCATGCTGCTCAAAGTGGCTCTCCTCCTGGGCATTGAAATCCATGTCAACGTAGAGTTCAAAGGGCTTATTGAACCTCCTGAGGACCAGGAGAGTGAAA GGATAGGCTGGAGGGCCGAGGTCCATCCCAGGACACACCCTGTCAATGAGTTAGAGTTTGACGTAATCATTGGAGCTGATGGCAGAAGAAACACGCTGCCAG GGTTTCGACGTAAGGAGTTTCGTGGCAAGCTTGCAATCGCTATCACGGCAAACTTCATCAACAGGAACACGACAGCGGAGGCTAAGGTTGAAGAAATCAGTGGAGTGGCGTTTATCTTTAATCAAAAGTTCTTTCAAGACCTCAGAGAAGCGACAg GTATTGACCTGGAAAACATTGTCTACTACAAGGATGACACGCACTACTTTGTGATGACTGCCAAAAAACAAAGCCTGTTGGAGAAAGGAGTTATTCTGCAT gacTATGCAGACACAGAGCTGCTGCTTTCCAGAGCAAATGTGGATCAGGTTGCCCTCTTGTCTTACGCCCGTGAGGCGGCAGATTTCTCAACCAACCACCAGCTGCCCACACTAGATTTTGCCATCAACCACTACGGCCAGCCTGATGTCGCCATGTTTGACTTCACGTGCATGTACGCATCAGAGAGCGCCGCCATGGTGCGCCAGCGCAATGGCCACAAACTGCTGGTGGCATTAGTGGGAGACAGCCTGTTGGAA CCCTTTTGGCCCATGGGTACTGGCATTGCCCGGGGTTTCCTGGCAGCTATGGACTCAGGCTGGATGGTGAAGAGCTGGGCTCAGGGAAAACAGCCGTTAGAAGTTCTGTCTGAGAG GGAGAGTATTTATCGTCTACTGCCCCAGACCACGCCAGAAAATGTCAGCAAGAACTTCAGTCACTACAGCGTGGATCCCACTACACGTTACCCCAATATTAGCCTTAACTTCCTTAAGCCCAGCCAG GTACGGCACCTCATAGATACAGGAGAGTCGACAGAGATGCGCATTGAAATAGAGAATGTGATCAACTCTTCAACGCCAAAGTTGACCAGGAATG ACAATTGCCTGCTTGACAAGCAGTTGCAAG AATCCATAGCTCGATCCAGTAAACTTCTCAATTGGTGCCAGAGACAAACAGAAGGATATCGAAATGTGTGCGTCAAAGACCTCACCATGTCTTGGAAGAGCGGTTTGGCCCTGTGTGCGCTCATCCACCGATACAGGCCAGATCTCAT TGACTTTGACTGTCTGGATGAACGAGACCAGGAAAAGAACAACCAGTTGGGTTTTGACGTGGCGGAGCGGGAATTTGGCATCTCACCCTGCATGACTGGAAAAGAGATGTCTTCTGTGGTAGAGCCCGACAAACTTTCAATGGTCATGTACCTCAGCCAGTTCTATGAGATGTTCAAGGACACAGTGCCACCTGGAG atcatcaaaaTTTGAGTCCAGAGGAGAAGGTTGCTCTTATGGCAAGCACCAAATCTCCCATCTCCTTCCTGAGCAAGCTTGGTCAGAGCATAGCAATCTCACGGAAACGTATTCCCAAG gacaaaaaagagaaagatgttGACAGTTTGGGGAAGAGGAGAAAAACCAGCCAGTCTGAAGAG GAGGAAGCATCCAAGGCTGGCCGTGAGGACATACAGGCCACTGTTCCTGGTCTCCTGTCAGAGAAGAAGATGGACTCTGCTTCTGTAGGGAGCAACAATAAAGTCAAGGTTATGGCTACCCAGCTGCTTGCCAAGTTTGAGGAAAACGCTCCCGCCCAGGGTTCAGGATTAAAAAGACAG GGGGACTCAATGCCCAATCTGGACTGTATTTTGCACCTATCCCCCCCCAAACCGTTTGAGCCAGTGCACCTGGCACCTGTACCAGCTTGGAGAAAG AGACGCACACAGCAGCAGGAGCAGCTGAGCATTCGCTACAAAGAAAAGATCAAGTGTCCGACGCTGCCCAACAAAGGGGAGCAG GCCAGAAGTGTTGCCAACGAAGCAGTCAGCTCGGGCTCTCGGAGCTGCCCAAAGAAAACCATTCTGCtcctttcttcctcctcctccacttctTCGCTCTCTCTCCACACTGAG CATTTGGGTGTCGGTCTGGATGAAGAGGAGCTTGAATACTACGAGAAACCTGTGAATTACGGG GAGTGGAAGCCTTTGCACCTGAATGATCCAGGACCTATCCATGTACCTAGTATACAGGAGAGGGCTGACCGCCTTAGCTCCAAGTTTAAGGGAAAAAATGACAAGCCACCAAAG CCTATGAAAAAGCCTTCCCGTTTCTTTTTAGAGCAGTGGCATTTGTCTTGTGGCATCACTGAGCATCCAAGCTCACAACTCCCCTCCTCTGAATCTTGTAGAAAG AAGCCAACAAAGTCGTTGTGTTCGGCTACCCCAATGCCCTTATATGTGCTTAGTATTCAGGAGAGGGCCGAGCAACTTGCCTCTCAGTTGGCGGACAAGTCAACTGGACCGAAG cactaTGTAAGGATGTACACAGGGGGAGTTAGCTCATTGGCTGAGCAGATAGCCAATCAGCTTCAATCGCAGGAAGACCCCAAACCATTACCTGAGAAAAGAGATTTG GGTTCCCTCAGAAAAGAATTCCCCGTCAATATTGGAGGCAgcgatgtttgttttttctgtcggAAACGAGTGTACGTGATGGAGAGACTGAGCGCAGAAGGCAAATTCTTCCATCGCAGCTGCTTCAAGTGCGAATATTGCGGCACAACACTTCGGCTGTCCTCCTACGCCTTCGACGTGGAGGACG GTAAATTTTACTGCAAGCCACACTACTGTTACCGTCTGTCTGGCTATGCTCAAAGAAAGAGACCTGCACCTTCACCTTCGCCAGCTCCAACCACATCTAAG GAGAACCAGGAACCTCCAACTGTTGCGGTGATGGTAGATGCCCCCGGAAGGGCGATGGCAGTGGCAGGCCCTTCAGCTGATATCCGGCCCTCAG TATCGGAAGCCAATGGCCTACAGGAGCCAAGCCTAGCTAAACGGCTTCGTGGAACACCCGAGCGAATTGAGCTGGAGAACTACCGACTGTCCCTGCAGAgggaggaggagctggaggaggtgcCAGAAGAGACGCTGGCAGAGCATAATCTCAGCAGTGTGCTGGATAAAGCCACAGATATCGACCTGGGCTCCAG TAGCTCAGACTCAGACATGGAGGAAGAAGACGATGAACTGGATGACCAGGAGGAGGCGGAAGCTGAGTtggaggaggagcagcagcaaCTTCACAGTCCCTCCGACCTTGGAGGTGTCCCATGGAAGGAGGCAGTACTGCTACACGCCCAACTTAGAGGTGACCAGTGTGACGTAGAGGATGAGGCGCTCGCTGAACGAGACGAGGCAGCtcatgaagatgatgatgatgatgatgagtcaAGTGAAG AGGGGGATTACTGCCCCTGGGACAGGGAGCTCCAGTCAGGCCTTTGGCTGGAGAAGTACCTCACAGATGAAGATGATGTTTGTACTTTTAAAG CCAAAAACTTACAAATTCAACAAGTCCTGCAGCCTTTGGATCCTCTTGCCTGTATGGAGGGAACACATGAAGTCTCTGAGACAGATGGGAGTGGCCAACTGGCCTCGGCCTCCCAGGCCATTGAGTTCACACAGCCCTCCTTTTCAG CCCCTGCCCACACATCTGCCCGGCACGAAGCAGTGCAAGTCTGGTTGGAGTCAATGTCTGGAG AACCTTGTGAGGATGATGATCTGGAAGCAGAAGCAGATAGTCCAGATATGGAGCCTGGAACAGAAATGGACCAAG ATGACATCCCCTCCGATGCTGAAGCTGAGGCACGTTTGCACCCATCCGTGCACAATGGCCCAATTccactggaaaacaaaacatctcaAAGTGTGGGATTGACTTTAAATATTG GAACATCCAGCACTGAACCCATACAGAAAGAAGATGATGCCGTCCTATCGCCAGCCTTATCTGCAATAGAACCTGAAAGACAG TTAATTGAGACATATTTTGACTCTGTGGTGAAGTCTCCAGATACCCGCTTTTTCCAAGAACCAGTGGTTTCTGAGGAACCAAAAGTTGATTGGACAACACCATCACCAGCTTCCAAGCGCCCTTCGCCTGTCTTCAACCCTTCCCCTGTTGCTTCTCCAGCTGCTGCCTCTGTGAAGGCTTCTTTCTCCACTCTCAACAAGTCCAATTCAAATGTCAGCTCGCTGATAAATACAGCTGTCGGATCCCCTGTAAAGTCGCAGGATGTCTCACCAATCTGTTCCCAGCCTACTCCGCTACCAGAGACATGCCCACCTAAGTCGCCGGTCTACCCTCACCAATCAATTTGCCCTCTCACAGGCAACCCACTCTCCCCAATATGTTCACAGCCTTTGCTCTGCCATGAACCTTCCTCACCTGTGGCCTCTGAATCGCCTGTCAGAACCCAGCCTATCCCAAATGTCACATCAACACCCATAGCCAGAACTGGCGGAGCCACACCAGATTATGAGGATTCCTCATCTGATGAATCTCTGTCAAAAAAGACCGATATTATTGAGGAATTTTGGTTAAAGAGTGCTGAGATACGAAAGAGTCTCGGTCTTTCCCCTTTAGACCGCAGTAGTAAAATCTTGGAGAAGAGTCTTGTTAAGACTCCAACACAAGACTCCACCTCTGCCAATACACAGGCTCCAGATGTGTTAGAGGACCAGAAGCCTGCCTTTACTGGACGCACCGTGATTCGTAGACTCAACATCACTCTTGAAGGTCAATTCATTACACCCATTGCTCCTGTGGAGGGTAAAAGTAATGGCCCTGACACCAAAGAATTTAGTAGCAGTTCAGGTGTGGGGCTGAACAATAGTATGGCAACAAGCCAAACGGCAAAGAGTGACAGCTATATCACCTCTGACTCCATCATGCTCACCCCACCTTCTAGCCCACCACCGCCTGTGCCTATTAATCAGTCCCCTGCGGTACTCAGGCAGCAAAAACACCTGATCTCTTGGAGCAACGGGACAGAAAAACATCCATGCGAGCTGGCCAAAGAACTACCAAAAACAAAGACTCCCGTTCCTACACAGAGAACCCGACTGAGTCTTGTATCTGCACCCAAACCTGTACCCAGGAAGGTGTCGCCATCAACAGATCTAGCAGAGACACCTGTAGTTATCATGAGGGAGAAGAAGAAGCCTCGGTCAGAGGAGCTGAGGAAGTCCTTTGTAGAGACAGTAGAAGAAATTCcatttgctgatgatgtggagGAAAACTTTGATGAGCGCACGCCTGAGACCAGCATGAATAAGTTTTACAGTCCTCCTACCAGCAACACCAGATTGGAGAGACCTCCCTTTCACCTGGCCTTAGCAATAGAAAACGGAAAACCCATTATACCTGTGAATCCAGCCTCCAAGATGCAGAAGGCCACTCAGTTTTCTCCAGAGGCCAAAGAGATAGCTCAGGAGAGGATAAGGGCAAGAGAAAAGTCCATTAAGAGCCAGGCTCTCAAAGAAGCAATGGCCAAGCAGCTAGACAAAATGAAAGCATCCAACATAGAAGACGGTGCCTCACCTAAAGTGACCTGGAGTGTCACCCCAGAGGTCACTGGGAAAAGTAAAAATTCTGCAGTATCAAAGACATCAGCTGTAAAAGCTCTTGAATCAAAAAAGGCAGAGACTCTACCTGAGCGtctcctcagcagcaacagGAGTGTGGACAGCTCCGTGGCATCCTCTGACAGCTCGTCCACAAATAAGAGCAAGAAACGAAGTTCACTTTTCTCACctcgcaaaaataaaaaagagaaaaaggcaaagaacGATGGTACCCGGCTATCAGGCGCAGAAGAGACGCCACCCAAACACAAGTCTTTGTGGAAGGCTGTCTTCTCAGGgtacaaaaaggacaaaaagaagaaagatgACAAATCATGTCCCAGCACACCATCATCCAGCTCTACCACACAGGACTCTGGGAAGAAGGGAGCATCCCCTGTTGGAAAGTCTGCAG ATGTTAAGTCACGCAGAAACTTGAGCTTTTCTGAAGATTCAGACCTGTCATGTGACGACATTCTGGAGAGATCGTCCCAGAAGTCAAAGGCAGAC